In Wolbachia endosymbiont of Cimex lectularius, the following are encoded in one genomic region:
- a CDS encoding pyruvate, water dikinase regulatory protein — MTFKKLNLHLVSDSSGETVISVAKSALKHFRSVETIEYVWSFVKKEEQIDRILEEINKKSDEHHFVICTITDDELRKYLKDNCIKLEIPYRAILSHIIREISSYLEIEKDEKLDLHTEINNEYFQRIEAINYTINHDDGQNIQDIDKADIILIGVSRTSKSPTSMYLAYRGYRVANIPFVSEVPFYVDLTKLENKLTIGLTIDASRLVEIRKNRLTSINNENNNVYADPKKVEKEIKKAEELFKQNNWPIIDVTQKSIEEVSATIIQYFNRM; from the coding sequence ATGACCTTTAAAAAGCTCAATCTACACTTAGTATCAGATTCAAGTGGTGAAACTGTTATATCAGTTGCAAAATCAGCTCTGAAACACTTTCGTTCTGTAGAAACAATTGAATATGTTTGGTCTTTTGTGAAAAAAGAAGAACAAATTGATAGAATTTTGGAGGAAATCAATAAGAAAAGTGATGAGCATCACTTTGTTATATGCACTATTACTGATGATGAACTAAGAAAATATTTAAAAGATAACTGTATAAAATTGGAAATTCCCTATCGAGCAATATTATCACATATTATTAGAGAAATTTCTTCCTATCTTGAAATTGAAAAAGACGAAAAGCTTGACTTGCATACTGAGATAAATAATGAGTATTTTCAGCGCATTGAGGCAATAAACTACACTATTAATCATGATGACGGACAAAATATTCAAGATATTGATAAGGCAGACATAATCTTGATTGGAGTTTCGCGTACATCAAAATCTCCCACCAGTATGTATTTAGCTTATCGGGGTTATAGGGTTGCAAATATTCCCTTTGTTAGTGAGGTACCCTTTTATGTTGACTTAACAAAGTTAGAGAATAAGCTGACAATAGGGCTAACAATAGATGCAAGTAGGCTGGTGGAAATACGCAAAAATAGACTTACTTCAATTAACAACGAAAATAATAATGTATACGCTGACCCTAAGAAAGTAGAAAAGGAAATTAAAAAAGCAGAGGAACTTTTTAAACAAAACAATTGGCCAATTATAGATGTAACACAAAAGTCGATCGAAGAAGTGTCAGCAACGATTATACAATATTTTAATAGAATGTGA
- a CDS encoding FtsB family cell division protein, translating to MLISSLTLYFSISTITGKRGLSALMDLKKEIEYNKLLLKNISFEREKLSNKVFGLYEKSLDLDLLDEQAKNALGYVSPKELMVVLDVE from the coding sequence TTGCTCATTTCTTCTCTTACACTATATTTTAGTATCAGTACAATTACGGGTAAACGTGGCTTATCAGCATTAATGGATTTAAAAAAAGAGATAGAGTACAATAAACTTTTGCTAAAGAATATATCTTTTGAAAGGGAAAAGTTGAGTAATAAAGTGTTTGGCTTATATGAAAAAAGCTTAGATTTGGATCTGCTTGATGAACAAGCAAAAAATGCTCTGGGTTATGTGAGCCCTAAGGAGCTAATGGTTGTTCTCGATGTGGAATAG
- the ykgO gene encoding type B 50S ribosomal protein L36 translates to MKVKGSLKSHRSRDKNCKVVRRSGKIYVINKVKPRCKARQGS, encoded by the coding sequence ATGAAAGTTAAAGGCTCACTAAAGTCCCATCGCAGCAGAGATAAAAACTGTAAAGTTGTGAGAAGGAGTGGTAAAATTTACGTTATAAATAAAGTAAAACCAAGGTGTAAAGCCCGCCAGGGTTCTTGA
- a CDS encoding protocatechuate 3,4-dioxygenase produces MKVKNILLALLIQAMFGLPSFAADPILLNCIETPEIYDLDAKPKSFNSSNNLRRKPGSPSSATGELISIVGRVTDVNCLPIQNAVVSIWHANSRGVNHYDENVEDDKLDPNFAGSGRFIVNNLGYYNFITIVPGKIGDRAPHINFLVQHPDFPEFTTQMFFADHNCNNCADSVLGDLIDNGLASLLIAPFTYNDRAIKTYTFNITLGGYNKFSDKR; encoded by the coding sequence ATGAAAGTGAAAAATATCTTATTAGCGCTTTTAATACAGGCTATGTTTGGGTTGCCATCATTTGCGGCCGATCCTATTTTGCTCAACTGTATTGAAACTCCAGAGATTTATGATCTTGATGCAAAACCAAAAAGCTTTAACTCTTCAAATAATTTAAGAAGAAAACCTGGTTCTCCAAGTAGCGCAACAGGAGAATTGATAAGCATAGTGGGTAGAGTTACTGATGTAAACTGTTTGCCAATACAAAATGCTGTAGTTTCTATATGGCACGCGAATTCACGCGGCGTAAACCATTATGATGAAAATGTGGAGGATGATAAGCTTGATCCAAATTTTGCCGGATCAGGAAGGTTTATAGTGAATAACCTTGGCTATTATAATTTTATTACAATAGTACCTGGTAAGATTGGTGATAGGGCTCCACACATCAACTTTTTGGTTCAACATCCAGATTTCCCAGAGTTCACAACACAAATGTTCTTTGCCGATCATAATTGCAACAACTGTGCTGATTCTGTTCTTGGGGATCTTATTGATAATGGACTTGCAAGCCTTCTGATAGCACCATTTACTTATAATGATCGGGCCATTAAGACCTACACATTTAATATCACCTTAGGTGGGTATAATAAATTTTCTGATAAAAGATAA
- a CDS encoding IS5 family transposase (programmed frameshift), with the protein MQKSYPSNISQEQFEKIRPILESSKQKTKPRKLDLYDVFCGVLYVLKSGCQWRMLPKGFPRWESVYYYFRVWSKKNGEEPSLLELVLKKLVGEVRISNGRKEKTSFCIIDSQSVKNADTAEKKGYDAGKKISGIKRHIAVDTQGLPHAIYVTTAEATDRSSAVKMVENAKANLSEVKNILVDAGYTGENFATQIKAIIGATVEVIKRSELHTFVVLPKRWVVERSFAWLEKCRRLWKNCERKLNTSLQMIVLSFISLLLRRF; encoded by the exons ATGCAGAAAAGTTATCCAAGTAATATAAGTCAAGAGCAGTTTGAAAAAATCAGGCCAATTTTGGAGAGTAGCAAGCAGAAAACAAAACCAAGAAAACTTGATTTGTATGACGTATTTTGTGGGGTGTTGTACGTCTTAAAAAGTGGTTGTCAGTGGAGGATGTTACCAAAGGGTTTTCCAAGATGGGAAAGCGTATATTACTATTTTCGAGTGTGGAGTAAAAAGAATGGAGAAGAGCCAAGCTTGTTGGAATTAGTCTTA AAAAAATTAGTTGGAGAGGTCCGTATCAGCAATGGTCGGAAAGAGAAAACTAGCTTTTGTATAATTGATTCTCAAAGCGTTAAAAACGCAGATACTGCTGAAAAAAAAGGCTATGATGCAGGTAAAAAGATTTCAGGGATAAAGCGCCATATTGCAGTTGATACACAAGGTTTGCCACATGCAATTTATGTAACAACGGCAGAAGCAACTGACCGTAGCAGTGCTGTGAAAATGGTCGAAAATGCTAAAGCAAACCTCTCTGAAGTTAAAAACATACTGGTTGATGCTGGCTACACAGGAGAAAATTTTGCAACACAAATAAAAGCTATCATTGGTGCGACTGTTGAAGTAATAAAGCGAAGTGAGTTACACACTTTCGTCGTATTGCCAAAAAGATGGGTTGTTGAACGCTCTTTTGCCTGGTTAGAAAAGTGCAGGCGATTGTGGAAAAATTGCGAGCGGAAGCTCAACACTAGCTTACAGATGATAGTCCTCTCCTTCATTTCTCTCCTGTTACGAAGATTTTAA
- the odhB gene encoding 2-oxoglutarate dehydrogenase complex dihydrolipoyllysine-residue succinyltransferase — protein MSKIIEIRAPKTLGGESVTEGIVKIKKNVGESVKVDDLIFEIETDKTALELTAEASGQITEFLVKEDDVISPDQLLAKLSVGEVKEEMKKEDKSESPAKKDAPSARKIMEENAISAEDVKGTGMGGRITKADVIGHISKSTGAEQPAVELPKSIASGERREERVKMSKIRQVIAARLKASQNTAAILTTFNEIDMKNVMDLRAKYKETFEKKYGIKLGFISFFIKAAVQALKEIPEINAEISGDEIVYKHYYDIGVAVGTDKGLVVPVIRSADQMSFAEIELTLAALGKKAREGKLQVSEMEGATFTISNGGVYGSLLSTPIINPPQSGILGMHSIQSRPVAVGNTVEIRPMMYIALSYDHRIVDGKGAVTFLVKIKNYIEDPNRLVLEV, from the coding sequence ATGAGCAAAATTATAGAAATTAGAGCACCAAAAACTCTAGGTGGTGAATCAGTCACGGAAGGTATAGTCAAAATAAAGAAAAATGTTGGCGAATCAGTAAAAGTAGATGATTTAATCTTTGAAATTGAAACTGACAAAACAGCGCTTGAATTAACCGCAGAGGCTTCTGGGCAAATAACTGAATTTCTTGTAAAAGAGGATGATGTAATAAGCCCAGATCAGCTATTAGCGAAGCTTTCCGTAGGAGAGGTGAAAGAAGAGATGAAGAAAGAAGACAAAAGCGAAAGCCCTGCTAAAAAAGACGCTCCTTCAGCTCGTAAAATTATGGAGGAAAATGCAATCAGCGCAGAAGATGTCAAAGGAACTGGCATGGGAGGCAGAATAACCAAAGCGGATGTAATAGGCCATATAAGCAAAAGTACAGGCGCTGAACAGCCTGCGGTCGAACTGCCAAAAAGTATAGCAAGTGGGGAGCGAAGAGAAGAACGGGTAAAAATGAGCAAAATAAGGCAAGTAATCGCTGCTCGTTTGAAGGCATCGCAAAACACTGCTGCAATACTGACCACATTCAATGAGATCGACATGAAGAATGTGATGGATCTTAGGGCAAAATATAAAGAAACTTTCGAAAAAAAATATGGAATAAAACTGGGTTTCATATCGTTTTTTATAAAGGCAGCGGTGCAAGCACTGAAGGAGATTCCTGAAATTAACGCTGAAATCTCAGGCGATGAAATCGTATATAAACATTACTATGACATAGGCGTTGCTGTTGGCACCGATAAAGGCCTTGTTGTGCCGGTTATTCGGAGTGCTGACCAGATGTCATTTGCCGAAATCGAATTGACTTTAGCTGCTCTTGGCAAAAAAGCTCGAGAAGGCAAGCTGCAAGTATCAGAAATGGAAGGTGCAACATTTACTATCTCAAACGGCGGAGTATACGGTTCACTCCTGTCCACCCCGATCATAAACCCTCCGCAATCTGGAATACTTGGCATGCATTCAATACAAAGCAGGCCAGTTGCTGTAGGCAATACAGTGGAAATCAGACCTATGATGTACATTGCCCTCTCCTACGACCACAGAATAGTTGACGGCAAAGGAGCAGTAACTTTCCTTGTTAAAATAAAAAATTACATAGAAGACCCAAACAGATTGGTTTTGGAAGTGTAG